A region of the Legionella adelaidensis genome:
ATTTGTTTACTATAATCAGTCTCAGCTAAAAAAATCCCACTTAAAAAAGCTCCAAGTGCCAAGGTCATACCAAAGTTTGCAGTAATCCACGCAGAACCAATAGCGATAAATAAAACACTGATAGTAAATAACTCATCTTGCTTTGTAGGGTTTAAATAGCGAAATAACGGAATAAAAATCCAAAAACCAACACTGGCTAAAATACCAATAGCCAAAATTCCGCGTAAACTTGCCCATGTCATAGAATAAAGAACAGATCCGGCATCAAGGGCACTTAAACTTGCTAATATTATAAAAACGGGGACTACAGCTAAATCTTGAAATAAGAGAATACCAATAGCAGTTAAACCATGAGAAGAATTAACCTCTCCCTGCTCGGAGAGCTGCTTTATGACTAATGCTGTTGAAGACATGGATACAACGCAACCAATCACAATACATTGTACCAAAGGAATTTTAAGAATTAAGCCTACTGCCACCGTTAATACTATACAACTAATTACTTGACTCGATCCTAAAACAAACACCGCAAAACGTAGTTTGCGTAATTTGGAAAAAGAAAAATCAAGACCTATAGTAAACATGAGGAAAACGACCCCAAACTCAGCCAAAGCTTGTATCACTTCAGAATTAGGAACAAGCGCTAGAACATAAGGCCCTACAAAAACGCCTACTAATAAATACCCTAAAATTACCGGTAGGTTAAAAAATCGAAAAATACTATTTACAATGAGTACTGCCAGCAAAACAAGCAGTATCGTTTCCAGGACGGGATATTGCATTTGTTTCCAAGTATTTTAGAATTTCTTTGAGTATAAGCTTAAGAATGATTTTCCTGGAACGGTTTTTTCTCAATTTTTATTATTGGCGAGAAAGCGCCTCGCAGTTGCTATATAGTGAGCAAGATGCCTACACCCACTACCAATAAGTAACTCTAATCCGCTATAACGATAGATTATAGGAGAAATACTGACAATTACAGTTAGAATATTTACCCCAATTTAGCACTTTAATATTTTAAGTATAAATTTTTTCTCACTTGTGGTTAAATCTACGTCATTTTTTTAATTACCGAGTTTTTCTATGCAATACCGGCGCATGTTAAAATCTAAAATCCATAGAGCTACAGTGACCCAAGCAGATTTAAACTACGAAGGCAGTATTACGATTTCCCCGCAGTTGCTAAAAGCGGCCAACATTCTTCCCTATGAAGCTGTCAGTGTATGGAATGTCACCCAAGGTACACGTTTTGAAACCTATGCTATTGAAGGTATTCCTTATTCCAATGCTATTTGTGTTAATGGCGCAGCCGCCCATTTAGTAGCTCCAGGAGATATCATCATTATTGCAACCTTTATTCAGTTAGAAGAAAAGGCTTGCTCGAATTACTTACCAAAAGCTGTATTTGTTGATGAAAACAATGAAATAAAACAAATAAGAGCAGAAAGCGTAGAGTTTAACGTTTAATTTGAGAAACAGGGTTAAATATTTTTTTGTAATAATTTTTCAAAAGTATCCATTTCTATTGGTGGGGAATAAAATGAACCTTCCCCATAAAAACAACCGAGTTTTTTTACGGCATTGCTTGTGGCCGCATCTTCGATTCCATTCGCAAAAACTACTAAATCCATGGCTTTTGCTAATTTTATTATCGCTTTTACAACCGTATATTTTTTTTCGTCTTTCATCATGTTTACTACAAATGACTTATCAATTTTAATTTCGCTAATGGGGAAGTTGGTTAAATACACAAAAGACGAGTACCCGCTACAAAAATCACTAATCACTATTTTTATTCCCATCGCGTCTAACGCATTAATAAAGGCTATAGATTGAGTTTGATCGCTAAGACAGGCTTTCTCTGTAATTGCAATTTTTAAACAATCGGGTGAAAGGGAGTTCTCTTTTAAAAGGGAATCAATATAGGGTGGAAGCTCGAGATCCGTAGCATTAAACAATTGCACTGTGATATATATTTGCTGTCCTCTTTTATGTAAATCGGCCAGCTGGGTTACAGCATGACGCAACATGTATATGGATAGGTTTTTTACAATGCTGGTTCCCTCTACTATTGAAACTAATTTTTCATTATCTAAATACCCATGTTTGCTATGTTCCATTGTTAACATAGCATCCGCACCTATAATCTTATTACTCTCTAACTCATAATTAGGCTGAAATAAGATCCGCATCTCCTCATTTACAATGGCACTACTAATTTCTTTATACATAACTCGCTTTGTTTTCCGGCTACTGTGCATACTGGGTTCATAAATTGCAAATCGTTTGCCCTGTTTTTCAGCATGAAGTAAACATAAAGTAGCATGATGAATTAATTCCTCATCA
Encoded here:
- a CDS encoding cation:proton antiporter, with protein sequence MQYPVLETILLVLLAVLIVNSIFRFFNLPVILGYLLVGVFVGPYVLALVPNSEVIQALAEFGVVFLMFTIGLDFSFSKLRKLRFAVFVLGSSQVISCIVLTVAVGLILKIPLVQCIVIGCVVSMSSTALVIKQLSEQGEVNSSHGLTAIGILLFQDLAVVPVFIILASLSALDAGSVLYSMTWASLRGILAIGILASVGFWIFIPLFRYLNPTKQDELFTISVLFIAIGSAWITANFGMTLALGAFLSGIFLAETDYSKQIKDEIRPFRDILLGLFFVSIGMLANIKMWGETWVWIMLTLLAILLGKTLLIILLCKMARHQNAVSVRTGIVLAQGGEFGFAILTLALSRKLLSFDYSQVVLAALLISFACAPLLIRYNEKIGSLFARR
- the panD gene encoding aspartate 1-decarboxylase, which gives rise to MQYRRMLKSKIHRATVTQADLNYEGSITISPQLLKAANILPYEAVSVWNVTQGTRFETYAIEGIPYSNAICVNGAAAHLVAPGDIIIIATFIQLEEKACSNYLPKAVFVDENNEIKQIRAESVEFNV
- a CDS encoding putative bifunctional diguanylate cyclase/phosphodiesterase translates to MAKEFADLINKLGKFFFIMTIKQKLAIRSTVLKGHVNKYAILGLIISIGSIVFASLIVAYQMTGELSLSSFLLAQTSNPAIWALDLTPFMFAYWGQSFCYELANKAELIIEDKTREYVSKSGDLELKLKYESNHDSLTNLPNSRLLAQRINQGIKQINKGEHLAVVIININNFKQVNYEYGTFSGNSLLLQFTEKLKLILIEPYMLQAYMGMNMIARLQGAEFALLIPRLRSEHNLNLILQKVIDTTSTSFMIDGNSIDITTTAGAALYPPHGQNDEELIHHATLCLLHAEKQGKRFAIYEPSMHSSRKTKRVMYKEISSAIVNEEMRILFQPNYELESNKIIGADAMLTMEHSKHGYLDNEKLVSIVEGTSIVKNLSIYMLRHAVTQLADLHKRGQQIYITVQLFNATDLELPPYIDSLLKENSLSPDCLKIAITEKACLSDQTQSIAFINALDAMGIKIVISDFCSGYSSFVYLTNFPISEIKIDKSFVVNMMKDEKKYTVVKAIIKLAKAMDLVVFANGIEDAATSNAVKKLGCFYGEGSFYSPPIEMDTFEKLLQKNI